The Sulfurimonas aquatica genomic sequence TCTTACTTTTAAATATAGTAGCCTGACACCAAGGTTGCTCAGCTTGCATTAATACACATAAGTTTATAGTATTTTGATGATAAGCATTCCTGTTTTTTTCTTCTGTCAAAACATTTTCCACTACTGTCTTGCAAGTTTTGCTTCTACAAGATTACCCATTTTAGAGTTCATGGCCTGAACAAAAAAAGCTTCACCAAAAGAAACAGCCTCTTCGGTATATCTACCTTCTAAATTACCTATAAATTTATCAATAATCCATTTATGTCCTGAATCAACTCCTATATTACATTCATCACCATTTTTATCTTTTATTATTGGATATTTCTCTTCAGATGTAAATTTATTCTTTACTTTAATATTTCTCTTGATACTTCCACTAAAGTCATTAAGCTCCACTACATTAGCATAGTCAAACAATACGCTCTTTTTTGTTCCCACTACTACAAAAAAGTTCGGTCCATATTTACCATAACTTTCTTTTGTAGAGTGCATAGACATTTTCAAGTTTATAGTTGTTTTGTCAGTTTTGAATATAGCTTGAAATTCATCAACCTTTGCATGCACCCAATGACTAGAAACTTTTCTTGGGAAGATATCAACAAGTTCGAATTTACCAATCAGAGAATAAATTATATATAAATTATGTGGATTTGCTTCAAAAAGTCTTCCCCCAGGGATACCTTGTGCCCAATGATCTTCTTCCATCATCCCAGGGTCTTCCCAATTAAAGCTCATCTCTTTATTAATACTTATTATATCTCCGATCTCACCACTTTTGATCATATTCCTAACTTCTCTAACAGATGGATAGAATTTATGATTATGCACGGCACACACTACCTTACTATAGCGCTCTTTTAGCTTTCTAAGTTCTTCTATTTCTTCTATAGTCTCAGTTACAGGTTTTTCAACTAATACATTACATCCATGTTCTAGTGATACTTTTGCTATAGACAAATGTGTAGCCGAAGATGTACATATATCTACAAAGTCTATATTTTTTTCATTTTGAAGTGCCTCTTCGATAGATGTGTAGTAACTATTCAGCCCATATTGTTTTGATGCTTTTTTTGCCATCTCTTCATTTATATCTACAAAGGCCACTATATCAGCACCTGCTGCTATTAAAGCACCATAATGCAAATGTGTTCCAGTACTTCCTGCACCACAAATAATTCCTCTAATAGCCATTATTATTGTCCTTTATTCCTTTATATATATTATTACTTATTCAGTAAAAAAATCTTTTAGTACATGACTGGCTTTTTTAATATCACCATGATGAAAATTAACTGGTATTATATTAATATTTTCTCCAATTTTATCTAAGTTATTATTTTTTAAAGAAATAATATAATCATATAAATCTTCATTATCTGTTCCTTTCCAATTTAAGTTTTTTTCTAGTGCTTTAAATAAAATAATATTTGAAGAAACTAACATACTTGACAACCTCTCTGCTTGACTTAAAATAAATTCTGCATTATATGCTGAGATAACTTTATTAACATAACTGACTTCAAAACCAGCAGCTATGTATGATTTTCTTAAATTTTCTTTTCTTTTTTCTATATCCATTTTTGAAATAATATCTTTTAATCTATCATCTAATATAAATGTATCTATTGCATAAACATTAATATTAACATAAGATTTCTTTTCTAATTGGGCGGCTATCTCTAAAGCTATTAAACCTCCAAGCGACCAACCATAGAGATTGATTTCATCTTTATTAAATAGATTATCATTCAAAATGATTTTTAAATAATATGTAGCAAGTTGTTTTAAAGAAGAGATTTTTTCAGAATGGTACAAATTATAATTATCAATTCCTATACAATTGTAAGAAGAATCGATATTTGTAGCAAATTCTTGATAAGCTTCGCAGCTAGCATTACCAGGGTGAATCATATACATATTTTTTTTTGTATTACTATAATTATTAAGATTACTTATTAACATTTCTTTTCCTTTTTTATATTTTTGAAGTGATATTTGATGTGCTAACTTTTTCACTGTTTTACTTAAAAATATATTTTGTAATTTAATTGATATATTAAGTGTGATCTCAATTTCTAATGTTAATGAGATAGATAATAAAGAGTCTCCTCCTATGGAAAAAAAATCATCATTAATTCCAACTTTGGGTCTGTTTAATATTTTCTGAAATATTTCACACAAACTTGATTCTAGATTATTTGTTGGAGCTACATAGTTTTCATGACTATAAAAGATTGGTTTAGGAAAGGATTTAAAGTCAAGTTTACCATGTAATGTTGTAGGAAATGAGATTACATGAATAAATAAATATGGGATCATATACTCAGGTAATCTATTTTGTAGAAAACTTTTCAATTTATTTGAATTAATAGGTAGTTCAGATTGATAGTATGCGATTAAATAGCTATTCTTATATAATATAACTTTGGTTTCAAAAATTAAACTAAATTTCCTTAAATTTAATTCGATTTCTTCTAGCTCAATCCTCAATCCATTTATTTTAACTTGGGAATCAGTTCTACCAATATATTGCAAATTGTCATCATCTAATAGTCTAACTAAGTCCCCAGTTTTATACATTTTATTATATATTTCAGATTCATTTTCTTTTATGAAAATATTTTGTAAAAAACTTGTTTTTGTAAGTTTTTCTTGATTGTTATATCCTTCAGCTAAACCTATTCCAGAAATATAAAGTTCACCTACCTCGCCCTTTTTTACCGCTTTCAGTGCATCTGATAAAATATATACTTTTGTATTATCAATGGCTTTGCCAATTGGTATTATGCTATGTATGTTATTGGAGCAATCAAAATACGTAGAATCAATTGTTGTTTCGGTAGGACCATAAAGATTGATTAATTTAGTTTTTTTATATTTATTAATTTTATTAAAAAGATTAACATGGTGTTTCTGCAATACTTCACCAGATGTAAAAATATAATCTAAATTATGTAGAA encodes the following:
- a CDS encoding Gfo/Idh/MocA family protein; translated protein: MAIRGIICGAGSTGTHLHYGALIAAGADIVAFVDINEEMAKKASKQYGLNSYYTSIEEALQNEKNIDFVDICTSSATHLSIAKVSLEHGCNVLVEKPVTETIEEIEELRKLKERYSKVVCAVHNHKFYPSVREVRNMIKSGEIGDIISINKEMSFNWEDPGMMEEDHWAQGIPGGRLFEANPHNLYIIYSLIGKFELVDIFPRKVSSHWVHAKVDEFQAIFKTDKTTINLKMSMHSTKESYGKYGPNFFVVVGTKKSVLFDYANVVELNDFSGSIKRNIKVKNKFTSEEKYPIIKDKNGDECNIGVDSGHKWIIDKFIGNLEGRYTEEAVSFGEAFFVQAMNSKMGNLVEAKLARQ
- a CDS encoding amino acid adenylation domain-containing protein; protein product: MITENIFDNDICEIFVQQVKKNNYKTAVVFKNEYLTYKELNDKSNSLACYIKKYMLENKNIALFLERSLELPLSILSIFKAGGTYIPVDPNFSDVRIKFILNDTSTHIVITQKKFSKKLRLINKNITIIEIDDFSYNKSINPINLKKKNNIAYIIYTSGTTGNPKGVMINHSSLLNRLLWMKNKFNIAQNQVILHKTPYTFDVSVWELLLSFLTGSTLVISNPEDHKDPLKIVNNIINYNINIIHFVPSMFLYFLEYLQVQPHKNIDIILHNLDYIFTSGEVLQKHHVNLFNKINKYKKTKLINLYGPTETTIDSTYFDCSNNIHSIIPIGKAIDNTKVYILSDALKAVKKGEVGELYISGIGLAEGYNNQEKLTKTSFLQNIFIKENESEIYNKMYKTGDLVRLLDDDNLQYIGRTDSQVKINGLRIELEEIELNLRKFSLIFETKVILYKNSYLIAYYQSELPINSNKLKSFLQNRLPEYMIPYLFIHVISFPTTLHGKLDFKSFPKPIFYSHENYVAPTNNLESSLCEIFQKILNRPKVGINDDFFSIGGDSLLSISLTLEIEITLNISIKLQNIFLSKTVKKLAHQISLQKYKKGKEMLISNLNNYSNTKKNMYMIHPGNASCEAYQEFATNIDSSYNCIGIDNYNLYHSEKISSLKQLATYYLKIILNDNLFNKDEINLYGWSLGGLIALEIAAQLEKKSYVNINVYAIDTFILDDRLKDIISKMDIEKRKENLRKSYIAAGFEVSYVNKVISAYNAEFILSQAERLSSMLVSSNIILFKALEKNLNWKGTDNEDLYDYIISLKNNNLDKIGENINIIPVNFHHGDIKKASHVLKDFFTE